In Sphingopyxis sp. FD7, a single window of DNA contains:
- a CDS encoding IS256 family transposase: MSRRKEPVIPSDLLDQLLAGGDAAAALQQGGLLDSLKKALAERALNAEMDHHLGHEEQAGNSRNGYGRKTVATGTGKIEIEIPRDRQGSFDPQLIAKYQRRFPGFDDKIISMYARGMSTREITGYLRELYGIDVSPDLISTVTDAVLEEVAAWQARPLDQAYPLVFFDAIRVKIRDEGMVRNKAIHIALGVMADGTKVVLGLWIEQNEGAKFWLRVMNELKNRGVEDIMLAVVDGLKGFPDAITAVFPEAIVQTCIVHLLRNSMDFVSWKHRKPLAAALKGIYRAVDAKAAEEALTAFEASEWGQKYPAIGQSWRRAWSEVIPFFAFPEEVRRIVYTTNAIEALNAQLRRAVRARGHFPSDEAATKLLYLILNRSEKEWRMPPREWSMAKAQFAVLFGERFIKAMAA; this comes from the coding sequence ATGTCTCGACGCAAAGAACCTGTGATCCCGTCTGATTTGCTGGATCAACTTTTGGCTGGCGGTGATGCTGCTGCGGCCTTGCAGCAAGGCGGCTTGCTGGATTCGCTGAAGAAGGCCTTGGCCGAACGCGCGCTTAATGCCGAGATGGATCATCATCTCGGCCACGAAGAGCAGGCTGGCAACAGCCGCAATGGCTATGGCCGCAAGACGGTTGCCACGGGCACCGGTAAGATCGAGATCGAGATCCCGCGCGACCGGCAGGGCAGCTTCGATCCGCAGCTGATCGCCAAGTATCAGCGCAGGTTCCCGGGCTTCGACGACAAGATCATCTCGATGTATGCCCGCGGGATGAGCACCCGGGAGATTACCGGGTATCTGCGCGAGCTGTATGGCATCGACGTCTCGCCGGACCTGATATCGACCGTCACCGACGCCGTGCTCGAGGAGGTCGCCGCCTGGCAGGCCCGGCCGCTCGATCAGGCCTATCCGCTGGTGTTCTTCGATGCCATCCGGGTCAAGATCCGCGATGAAGGCATGGTCCGCAACAAGGCGATCCACATCGCGCTCGGCGTGATGGCCGACGGCACCAAGGTCGTGCTGGGCCTGTGGATCGAACAGAACGAGGGCGCCAAGTTCTGGCTGCGCGTGATGAACGAGCTCAAGAACCGCGGGGTGGAAGATATCATGCTGGCCGTCGTCGACGGCCTCAAGGGCTTCCCGGATGCGATCACCGCCGTGTTCCCCGAGGCGATCGTCCAGACCTGCATCGTGCACCTGCTGCGCAACTCGATGGACTTCGTCTCCTGGAAGCACCGCAAGCCGCTGGCGGCTGCTCTGAAGGGCATTTACCGCGCGGTTGATGCCAAAGCTGCCGAGGAGGCACTCACCGCCTTCGAGGCCAGCGAATGGGGCCAAAAATACCCTGCCATCGGCCAGAGCTGGCGCCGGGCATGGAGCGAGGTCATACCTTTCTTCGCCTTCCCGGAGGAGGTCCGCAGGATCGTCTACACGACCAATGCTATCGAGGCTCTGAACGCCCAGCTTCGGCGGGCGGTGAGGGCCAGGGGGCACTTCCCCAGCGACGAAGCAGCAACCAAGCTACTCTATCTGATCTTGAACCGCTCCGAGAAAGAGTGGAGAATGCCGCCACGTGAGTGGTCCATGGCCAAGGCCCAGTTCGCCGTCCTGTTCGGTGAGCGCTTCATCAAGGCCATGGCGGCCTAA